GCACGCCGCGGGAGTGGGCCGCGGCTCAGCACTCGATGACGTTGACCGCCAGGCCGCCGCGCGAGGTTTCCTTGTACTTGTCCTGCATGTCGCGGCCGGTGTCGCGCATGGTCTTGATGACCTCGTCCAGCGTGACCTTGTGCTTGCCGTCGCCGCGCAGCGCCATGCGCGAGGCGTTGATCGCCTTGACCGCGCCCATCGCGTTGCGCTCGATGCAGGGGATCTGCACCAGGCCGCCGATCGGATCGCAGGTCAGGCCCAGGTTGTGCTCCATGCCGATCTCGGCCGCGTTCTCGACCTGGCTGGGCGTGCCGCCGAGCGCGGCGGTCAGGCCGGCCGCGGCCATCGAGCAGGCCACGCCGACCTCGCCCTGGCAGCCGACCTCGGCACCGGAAATCGAAGCGTTTTCCTTGTAGAGGATGCCGACCGCGGAGGCGGTGAGCAGGTAGTCGAACATGCCCTGTTCGTTTGCACCCTGGCAGAAGCGCTCGTAATAACGCATCACCGCGGGCAGGATGCCGGCCGCGCCGTTGGTTGGCGCGGTGACGACCCGGCCACCCGCGGCGTTCTCCTCGTTCACCGCCAGCGCGTACAGGTTGACCCAGTCGAGCGTGGTCAGCGGATCGCGCATGCCGGCTTCCGGACGCCCGGTCAGTTCGGCGTACAGCGCGGGCGCGCGGCGCGACACGCGCAGGCCGCCGGGAAGGGTGCCGCCATTGGCGATGCCGCGCTGGATGCAGGCCTGCATCGCGTCATGGATCTCGCGCAGGCCGGCGCGCACCTCGTCCTCGCTGCGCCAGGACTTCTCGTTGGCCATCATCAGCTGGGCGATCGTCAGCCCGTGCTCGGCGCACTGCGCCAGCAGTTCGCGGCCGCTGTTGAACGGATACGGCACCGGCGTGGTATCGGCGACGATGCGGTCTTCGGCCGCTTCGTCCTGGTTGACCACGAAGCCGCCGCCGACCGAGTAGTAGTCACGCGTGGCGATCACCTCGTCGCTGGCGTCATAGGCGGTGAAGCGCATGCCGTTGGTGTGGTGCGGAAGCTTCTGGCGCTTGTTCATGACCAGGTCGCGCTTCTCGTCGAAGGCGACCGGATGCTGCCCGAGCAGCATCACCTGCCGGCCGCCGCGGATCCGCTCCAGCGCGGACGGGATGATGTCCGGATCGATCGCGTTCGGATGATGGCCTTCCAGTCCCATCAGCACCGCCTTGTCGGTGCCATGGCCGCGCCCGGTCAGCGCCAGCGAACCGAACACCTCGGCGCGCACGCGCGCCACGTCCTGCAGCCGCCCGGGCTCGTCCAGCCAGTGCTCGACGAAACGCGCGGCCGCGCGCATGGGCCCCACGGTGTGCGAGGAGCTCGGCCCGATGCCGATCTTGTAGAGGTCGAACGTGCTGACGGCCATGGCGTCCCGGAGGGGCGGGTGGATTGCCTATGATAGCCGCCGCCCCGCGCCCGGCCTGGTCCGGCCCCACCGACGGAGAGTTCCATCCGCATGCCCCTGGTCCTGTTCCAGCGCGACGATTGCCACCTCTGCGACCTCGCCCTGGAGGTGCTGGCCGCGGCGCGCGCGCCCGAGTTCGAGAGCGTATTCATCGACGGCGACGCGGCGCTCGAGGCCCGCTACGGCCACCGCGTGCCGGTGCTGCGCGACGCGGCAGGTCGCGAGCTGGACTGGCCCTTCGGCGCCGCCGGGCTGGCGCGCTTCCTCGGCTGACGCCGCCCTCAGCGGCTGGCTTCGAGCTCGATCCGCACGTCCACGGCGTCGCCGATCATCGAGTTCCAGGCCGTGCTGCCGAAATCGGCACGGCTCAGCGTGGTGGTCGCCGAGAAGCCCGCGGTCTGCCGGAACGGCGGCAGCGGATAGCGGCGCTCGCCGTTGCGCACCACGTCGAGCACGACCTCGCGTGTGATGCCACGCAGGGTCAGCTCGCCGTGCAGGCGCGCGCGCGCCGCATCCACCGGCTCCACGCGCAGCGAACGGAACTGCGCCCGGGGATGCCGGTTGCTGTCGAGCAGGCCGCCGGCGGCCACCGCCCGGTTCCAGGGGGCGTCGCCGAAATCCAGCCGGTCGAGCGGGATCGCCACGGCCACCTGGGCGCCGTCCCACGTTCCCGGAGCGAGGTGCAGCGTGCCGGTGGTCCCCGATACGGTCCCGATCGCCCTGGAGAAGCCCGCGTGGTCGACCGCGATCGCGATCCGCGTGTGCACCGGATCCACGGCGTAGACCGCGGTGCCCGGCTGGGGCGCCGGCAGGGTGGGCGCGGCCATGCCGTCGGCGGGCCTGCCGTCCGCGACCGCGCCGTCCGGCGCCGGCGCGCGCGGCGCTGCCGTGCCGCAGGCCGCGGCGAGCATGCAGACGATGCCGGTACAGAGGATCCGTGCGAAGCAACCGTGACGCGGGGCGTTCATGGCAGTGCCTGCGGCGCCCGTGGGGGCATCCGGGCCGATTCTAGGCCTGTGGCCGGCGCTGGTGAAACTTGCGCCAGCACGGCGGCGTTGCGACGATGTCGGCGGGGGCGCGGGATGCCGCACGGCATCGCGGGCGAAAGGGGAATCGGATGCGGCGCTGGACGGTGTGTTTGCTGCTGTGCCTGCTCTGGCTGCTGGCGGGTGCGGCCGGCGCCGCCGTGCCGCAGATGCCGCAGCCGCGGCAGATCAGCGTCATCGACGGGCTGCCTTCCAATCGCGTCAACGCGCTCGCGGAAGACCGCCGCGGCTACCTGTGGATCGCCACCCGCGACGGCCTGGCGCGCTACGACGGCGTCGGCTTCCGCACCTGGCGCGTGGGCGACGGGCTGCGCGACAACTTCGTCTGGTCGGTGCACGTGGATGCGGCGGACCGGGTCTGGATCGGCACGTCGACGTCGGGCCTGGCGATGCTCGACGTCACCCGCGAGCACTTCACCTGGCACGACCGCGCCACCCATCCGGAAATGGCCAGCAACGATGTCTGGTCGGTGGCCAGCACGCCGGATGGCGACGTCTGGTTCGGCACCGCCGACGGCGGCCTGCATCGGCTGTCGCCGGACGGGCGGATGCGTCGCTACCGGCACGATCCCGATGACGCCACCAGCCTGCCGGCCGATGGCGTGTCCCACCTGGTGGTGGACGACCGCGACGGCACGCTCTGGGTCGGCACCAAGGGTGGCGTCGCGCGCTGGACCGGGGATGGCTTCGCGCGCCTGCCGCCGGAGCGGCTGGGCACGCGGATGGTCGATGGACTGGCGCTGGACGCGGCCGGCAGCCTCTGGATGGGCATCCATGGCGCCGGCAGGGTCCGCCATGCCGATGGACGCATCGAATCCCTGCCCTGGCTCGACCCGGTGCTCGGCGAGCCCGCGCTCAACATGCTGCTCGAGGACGGGCAGGGCGCGCGCTGGCTCGACACCCGCAGCGGCCTGGCCTGGGTGCGTGGCGACCGCGTCGACAACGTCCCGCTGTACAGCACCACCAGCCGCGGCCTGGTGCGTCCGGCCTGGTCCACCGCCTACGAGGACCGCGAGGGCGGCCTGTGGTTCGCGAGCACCGATGCCGGCCTGTGGCACCTGCCGGCGAACTGGCGGAACTTCAGCGTGCTGCAGCGGCGGCTCGGCGACCCGGCATCGCTGGCCAACGCCTTCGTCTACAGCGCGGCGCCCGCGTCCCAGGGCCAGGGGCGCGGCCTGTGGCTGGTCGGCACGGGCGGTGCGCTCGATCATCTCGAGCCCGAAACCGGCGAGATCGGGCACCGGCTGGGCCCGGTGTGCGGCACGCTGTTCATCACCGGGGTCATCGAGGTGCGCGACGGCCACGTCTGGCTGGGCTGCCAGGACCACCTGGTGCGCTTCGATCCGCGCAGCGGCGCGCTGCGACGCTGGCTGGCCGACGGCACGCGCGACGCCGCGCCCGCGGGGCGCATCGCGCAGTTCGTGGAGCAGCGCGACGGCACGGTCTGGCTGGCCAGCCACCAGAGCGTCCAGGCACGTGCGCCGGACGGACCCGTGCTCGACACCATCGACCGTGGCAGCGGCCGCGGCCTGGACGACACCGACGCCGTCGAGCAGCTGATGCTGGCGCCCGATGGCGGACTGTGGGTGGCCACCTCCGGCGGCCTGCTGGCCTGGGACGCCGGCGCCCGTCGCTTCGCGCCGGTTCCCGGTGCCCCGGAAGCCGCGGTCTACAGCGTGGCGATCGCCGGCGACGGGACGGTATGGCTGGCCGGCTACGGCGAGCTGTCGTCCTGGGCCTGGGACGGGGCTTCGCTGCGGCCGCTGCGCGTGGTCGGCAGCGCCGAGGGGCTGCCGATGGTCGCGCCCGGCGGCGTCATGGTCGACGCCGATGGCGTGGTCTGGCTGACCACGGTGCGCGGCCTGGTGCGCTTCGACCCCGAGGACGCCCGGCTGCGCGTCTACGGCGTGCGCGACGGACTGCCGAGCCACGAGTTCAGCGAATTCCCGATGGCCATGTCGGCGCAGGGCTATATCGCCGCCGGCACGGCCGACGGGCTGCTGCTGTTCCACCCGCGCCAGGTGGTCTGGAGCCAGCGCATGCCGACGCTTGCGATCGAGTCGGTCGACCTGCGGCGCGGCGACGCACGCATCGCGCTGTCGCCGCAGTCGCGGCTGTCGCTGCGCCATGACGACCGCGACCTGCGCGTGGTCGCCCGCCTGCTGTCGTTCACCGACGCGCACGCGCACCGCTACCGGTTCCGGCTGGAGGGCTACGACCCCGGCTGGGTCGACACCGGCGCGGCCGGTGAGCGCGTCTTCGCCCGCCTCGAGCCTGGCGCCTACCGCCTGCACGTGCAGGCGCGCACCGCAGACGACGAGTGGACGCCGGTGCAACTGCTGCAGCTGCACGTGCAGCCGCCGTGGTGGCAGGCACCCTGGGCGCTGGCCCTGTTCGCGGTGGCCGCGGCGCTGCTCTTGCTGTGGAGCGCCCATGCCTACCGCCTGCGGCTCAAGCGCCGCCACGGCTGGCAGCTCAACGAGGAGAAGCGCGTGCTGGCCGAGCAGGCCTCGCTGGCGAAGACCCGCTTCCTCGCCACCCTCGGACACGAAGTGCGCACGCCCATGACCGGGGTGCTGGGCATGAGCGAGCTGCTCCTGGGCACGACGCTCGACGCCCGCCAGCGCGGCTATGCCGATGCCATCCGCCACGCCGGCGAGCACCTGATGCGCCTGGTCAACGATGCGCTCGACCTGGCACGCATCGAGGCCGGCAAGCTGGAGCTGGTCGTCCAGCCCTTCGACCTGGTCGCGCTGCTGGACGAGGTCGCCGGCCTGGTCGAGCCGCTGGCACGCCGGCGCGGTCTCGCGTTCCGGCGCCACGTGGATGCACGGACGCCGCGCTGGCTGATGGGTGACGCCGGCCGCGTGCGCCAGGTCCTGCTCAACCTGCTGGGCAACGCGGTGAAGTTCACCGAGACCGGCAGCGTGTCGCTGCAGGCCGCGCCGATCGCGACCGGCGGCGTGCGCCTGGTGGTGTCCGACACCGGTCCGGGACTGAACGAGGAGCAGCAGGCACACCTGTTCCGCCGCTTCGAGCAGGCCGATGGCGCGCACACCGCGGCGCGCTATGGCGGCAGCGGGCTTGGGCTTGCGATCTGCCAGGAGCTGGCCATGGCCATGGGTGGCCGCGTGGAGCTGGACAGCACGCCTGGCCAGGGCACCGATTTCACCGTCGACCTGCCGCTTCCCGAAGCCCGCCCGCCCGAAGGTGCGGCGGTCACCGACGGCGGGCCGGCCCGCGATGCCACGCGCCCGGGCCTTTCGCTGCTGCTGGTCGAGGACGATCCCACGGTGGCGGCGGTCATCGCCGGCCTGCTGCGCGCGCACCACCATGAGGTGGTGCATGTCCCGCACGGCCTTGCCGCGCTGTCCGAGGTCGCCTCGGAGCGTTTCGACATGGCCCTGCTCGACCTCGACCTGCCAGGCATCACCGGCCTGGCGCTGGCCAGCCAGCTGCGCGCCCAGGGTTTCCTGGCGCCGCTGCTCGCGATCACGGCGCGTGCCGACGCCGAAGCCGAAGTGGTCGCGCGCGAAGCGGGCTTCGACGGCTTCCTGCGCAAGCCCGTGACCGGCGCGATGCTGGGGTCGGCGATCGACACCCTGCGCACCGGGAACGGCACATGAAGGCTGCATCCATCGCGCGCGCACCTGAGGCCACCCCGGGCGGCGGCCTGGGCTGACCTGCGGGGACGTCGTACCGGAGCGTCAGCGCCGGCTGTAGGCGTGCACTTCGTCGACCAGCACGCGCACGTGTTCCGGATCCATGCCCGGCGACATGCCGTGGCCGAGGTTGAAGACGTGGCCCTCGCGCGAGCCGCCATTGCCCTCGCGGTAGCTGTCGAGCGCCCGGCGCACTTCGCCACGGATCGCATCGGGGGTGCCGTACAGCGTGGTCGGGTCGAGGTTGCCCTGCAGTGCGACCTTGCCACCGGTGCGCCGTGCGGCGTCGCCGAGGTCGATGAGCCAGTCCACGCCCACGCCCTCGGCGCCCGAGTCGGCCAGCTCGCCGAGGTAGGCGGCATTGCCCTTGCCGAAGACGATCAGCGGGGTGCGTGCCTCGCCTTCGCCGCGCTCCAGCTCGCGCGCGATGCGCTCGAGGTAGGGCAGCGAGAATTCGCGGTACATCGACGGCGACAGCACGCCGCCCCAGGTGTCGAACACCTGCAGCGCCTGCGCGCCGGCCGCGCGCTGGGCCGCCAGGTAGGCGATCACCGCGTCGGTGTTGACCGCCAGCAGCGCGTGCAGCGCCTGTGGATCGGTATGCGCCATCGCCTTGATGCGGGCGAAGTCCTTGCTGCCGCCGCCTTCCACCATGTAGCAGGCCAGCGTCCACGGGCTGCCGGAGAACCCGATCAGCGGCACGCGCCCGTCGAGCTCGCGGCGGATCACGCGCACCGCGTCCATCACGTAGCCCAGCTCGCCTTCCATGTCCGGGACGCCGAGTTTCGCGATCGACGCCGCATCGCGCAGCGGGCGCTCGAACTTCGGGCCCTCGCCGTCGACGAAGTACAGGCCCAGGCCCATCGCGTCGGGGATGGTGAGGATGTCGGAGAACAGGATCGCGGCGTCCAGCTCGAAGCGCGCCAGCGGCTGCAGGGTGACCTCGCAGGCCAGCTCGGGGTTCTTGGCCATCGCCAGGAAGCTGCCCGCCTTCGCGCGGCTGGCGCGGTATTCCGGCAGGTAGCGTCCGGCCTGGCGCATCAGCCACACCGGCGTGCAGTCCACGGGCTCGCGGCGGAGGGCGCGAAGGAAGCGGTCGTTGCGAAGGGTCTGGGACACGTCTCTGGTCCTGTATGGGGGTGTGTGGCGGCGCGGCCTCAGCGGCGCGCGCCGTCGGCGCCCTGCGCGAACATGAGCTGGAAGCCGCGCTTGAGCTGCTGGTCGCGCGCCTGTTCCAGCGCGGCGATCGCGGAATCCTGGTCGAGGAACTGCTCGCGACGGACGCTGCTGCGCCCGCCGATGTGGCCGGTTTCGCGGAGCAGCGTCCACCCCCCGAGGAGGTCTTGCTGCAGCATCAGCTGCACGAAGCGCGGGGCTTCGTGGCCGTCGGGGCGTTGTTGCAGGAGCAGGCGCATGGACCGGCCATTCTACGCCACGGCCCGCGACCCGGCTCAGGCGGCCCGCAGCACCGCCAGCACCTCGGCTTCGGGCACCTCCGCCACCACCCGCGCGCGGCCGATGCCGGTCCACAGCACGAAGCGCAGGCCGCCGGCCTGGGCCTTCTTGTCCAGGCGCATGCGTGCCAGCAGGGCGTCCGGGGCGAGGCCGCGGGGCAGCGCCACCGGCAGGCCGAAGCGTTCCAGCACCGCCTGCAGCCGGTCGGCGTCGGCCTCGGTGGCGTGGCCGAGCCTGGCCGACAGCCGGGCCGCCAGGACCATGCCGACGGCCACGGCCTCGCCGTGGTTGAGCCCGTCGAAGGCCTGCCCGGCCTCGATCGCGTGGCCGAAGGTGTGGCCGAAATTGAGCAGCGCGCGCTCGCCGTGCTCGAAGGGATCGCGCTCGACGATCGCCGCCTTGTGCGCGCAGCTGCGCGCAATGGCCTCGGCGAGCGCCGCATCCTCGCGCTCGAGCAGGCCGCCGGCGTGCGCGGCCAGCCAGTCGAGGAAGCCGGCGTCGACGATCGCCCCGTATTTGGCCACTTCGGCCAGCCCGGCGCGCAGCTCGCGGTCGGGCAGGGTGCGGAGCGTGGAGGTGTCGGCCAGCACCGCGCGCGGCGGGTGGAAGGCCCCGACCAGGTTCTTGCCCTGCGGCAGGTCGACCGCGGTCTTGCCGCCGACCGAGGAATCCACCATGGCCAGCAGGCTGGTCGGCAGCTGCACGCAGTCGATGCCGCGCATCCAGCAGGCCGCGGCGAAGCCGGCCAGGTCGCCGACCACGCCGCCGCCGAGCGCGTAGACGCAGGCGTCGCGGGTCGCGCCGAGCGCGGCGAGGGCCTCGATCGCCTTGCCGAAGCCGGCCAGCGTCTTGCCGGCCTCGCCCGCGGGAAGCACGAAGCTGTCGACGCGCAGGCCGGGGCGGGCTGCAAGCAGGGCGTCGCGGACGTCGCCCGCGTACAGCGGCGCGACATGGCTGTCGCTGGCCAGCAGGACGTGGCGCCCGCGCAGGGGCGCGGCCAGGACCTCGCTGTCGGCGAGCAGGCCGGGACCGATGGTGATGGCATAGGGGGCGGGGCCACCCACTTCGATGCGGCGCCGTGCGCTCATGCCGTGGGCTCCGTCGGCCGCAGGGGCCCTGTGCCTCGCTGCCAGCGCGCGTCCAGCTGCTGCGCCAGCCGGCGCGCGGCATCGGCGGCCGGCAGGTGGCGGGTATCGAAGACCAGGTCGGCGACCTCGGCGTACAGCGGGTCGCGCTCGCCCGCCAGCCGGTGCAGGGTCGCCTCGCGATCGCCGCCGGCCAGCAGCGGCCGGCTGCGGTCGCGGGCCAGGCGTTCGAGCTGGGTCGGCACGTCGGCGCGCAGGTGGACGACGAATCCGTTCGCGGCCATCAGCCGGCGGCTGCCGGCATCGAGCACCGCGCCGCCGCCGGTGGCCAGCACCGAGCCCGGTCCGGCCAGCAGCCCGGCCAGCGTGTCGCGCTCGCGCGCGCGGAACCCGGCCTCGCCGGTGCAGTCGAAAATGGTCGTGACGCTGGTCCCGGTGCGTTGCTCGATCTCGTGGTCGCTGTCGACGAAGGCGAGCCCGAAGTGCCGTGCCAGGCAGCGGCCGATCGAGGTCTTGCCGGCGCCCATGGGGCCGACGAGCACGAGGTGGCGGGCTGGATTCATCGAGCGCGGCTTCGACCGGGGGATCGCCACGATGCTAGCAGCCGGCGCGGCGGGCGATGGCATCGCGTTAACAGGACAGGGCCGAGGATCGGGCGTTCCACCGTCCGCCCGGACGGGGCCAGTAGGAGCGTGCCATGTCCGTCGTCAAGGTCATCGAAATCAATGCCGCCTCGCCCACCAGCGTCGAGGACGCCGTTCGCAAGGGTCTCGCCAAGTGCGCCGAGAGCGTGAAGAACATCAAGGGCGCATGGATCAACGAAACCAAGGTCGTCACCGACGGCGGCGGCGAGATCACCGAGTGGCGGGTGAACCTGCGGGTCAGCTTCGTGGTCGAGTGAGGCCGTCGCGAAGCACCGGCGCGCGCTGCGTATCCAGCGGGATGACACGGTCGGCGATGCGGGGAAGCGTGCGCAGGGCTTGGCGACTGGTGCGTTCGTAGTGCTGGACGAACCGGTCGATGGCTGCCGCATCCATGATCCTGGCACCGGCGGGGGCGCCGCCCAGCGCCCTGCGCTCGGCTTCCAGGCGCCAGCCCGGCACCACCTCGAATGAAGGCGCCTGCAGCAGGAGCAGGCGGTCGATCTGCCGCCACAGCGCGGGATAGGCCTCGCGCAGCGCCGCATTGCACCAGCGCCGCCAGTCGCCGTCGGCATCCTCTTCGCGTTCCAGCGCATTGAGGGGCAGCGCGAGGGCCGCGTCCTCCTCGGCCGGCGTGCCCAGGCACCAGCCCTCGAACAACACCAGGTCGGTGCGCCGCGCACGTGGCCAGTCGGCGCGCGGGCGGCGGTCGTCGTCCAGCTTGTCGAAGCGCGGCAGCGCGGTGCCGGTTCCGCTGCGCAGCGCCGCCAGCACCTCGATGGCCAAACCGACCTCGTGCGTGCCGGGCGGGCCGCGGGTGGCCAGCAGCGGGTGCACGTCGTGCGCCAGGCGCAGGCGCTGCGCGCGAGGAAGGTAGACGTCGTCGAGCGACAGCACGACGCAGCGCAGGCCGCGCCGCCCGGCGGCCGCCGCCACCTGTGCGGCCAGCGTCGACTTGCCGCTGCCCTGCAGGCCGCTGATGCCGTACACGCGGGCGCCGGACGCGAGCGCATCGTCGAGCACGGCCGACACCAGCCGCGCGTCGAAGCCCTGCCTGTGCAAGCCCGCCGCCATCCGGGCACGATAGCCCAGGCGCGGGCGCCGTCCGCGCGCCGGAACCCAGCGGAGCACACCTGCCGATGCACGACCTGTACGCCGAAGCCCTGCAGACCTTCGACACCCTGTTCGACGAGGCGCTGGCCGCGGGCGAGCCCGACCGCACCGCGATGCAGCTCGCCACCGCCACGCCCGATGGCCGCCCTTCGCTGCGCACCGTCCTGCTGAAGGCGCACGACGCCCGCGGCTTCGTCTTCTACACCCACCTCGACGGCCGCAAGGGGCGCGAGCTCAAGTCCAACCCGCGAGCGGCGCTGCTGTTCCACTGGCCGCGGGTGCGCCTGGGCGTGCAGGTGCGCGTTGAAGGCGGGGTCGTGATCGTCGACGAGGCCGAGGCCGACGCCTACTTCGCCAGCCGGCCGCGCGGCAGCCAGCTCGGGGCCTGGGCGTCGCGGCAGTCGGAGGTCCTGGAGTCGCGCGGCGAGTTCGACCAGCGCCTGGCCGAGGTCGAGCAGGAGTTCGCCGGCCGTGACGTCCCGCGCCCGCCGCGCTGGACCGGGCTGCGGGTGGATCCCGAGCGGATCGAGTTCTGGTATGCCGCCGAATACCGCTGGCACGAGCGCTGGCTGTACGAACGCGACCTGGCCGGCGACTGCAGCAAGCGGATGCTGTACCCGTGAGCGCGCCGTCGGCGACCGCCTTGCGCGGGCCGCGCCGCATCGTCTGCCTGACCGAGGAGCCGACCGAAACGCTGTACGCCCTGGGCGAGGACCACCGCATCGTCGGCATCAGCGGCTTCACCGTGCGCCCGCCGCGCGCGCGCAGGGAAAAGCCCAAGGTCAGCGCGTTCACCAGCGCGAAGATCGGCGAGATCATGACGCTGGCGCCGGACCTCGCGATCGGCTTCTCCGACATCCAGGCCGACATCGCCGCGGAGCTGGTGCGCCGCGGCGTCGAGGTGTGGATCAGCAACCATCGCAGCGTCGACGGCATCCTCGACTACGTGCGCCGGCTGGGCGCGCTGGTCGGCGCGTCGACGCGCGCCGAGGCCTATGCCGACGGGCTGGAGCGTGGCCTGGCCGCCGTCGCGGCCCGCGCGGCGACGCTGCCGGTGCGCCCGCGCGTGTACTTCGAGGAATGGGACGATCCACCGATCACCGGCATCCGCTGGGTGTCGGAGCTGGTCGGCATGGCCGGCGGCGACGACGTCTTCCCGGAGCGCGCCGCCGAGCCGCTGGCGAAGCAGCGGATCCTGGCCGACCCGGGCGAGGTCGTGCGACGCGCGCCGGACATCATCATCGGGTCGTGGTGCGGCAAGAAGTTCCGCGCCGACCGGGTCGCCGCGCGGCCCGGCTGGGATGCGATCCCCGCCGTGCGCGACGGCGAGCTGCACGAAGTGAAGTCGCCGCTGATCCTGCAGCCGGGACCGGCCGCGCTGACCGATGGCCTGGGCGCGCTCGCCGACATCGTCCATGGCTGGTCGGCCCGCCGGGCTGCGCGCGCCGGCTAGGCGGGCGTACGCGGGGCGGCGGCCGCCCGGGCGGGGCTGACGCGCGGCCGGCGGCTCTGCCATGATCCGGCGATTCCAACACCGGGATTGCGTCATGAACCAGGCTGCGATGCACGACCTCGGCCGGCTGCTGCTGCGCCTCACGCTGGGCGTGCTGGTGCTGCTGCACGGCGTGGCCAAGCTGCGCGGCGGGATGTCCGGCATCGAAGGCATGGTCGAGGCCGCCGGGCTGCCCGGCGTCCTCGCCTACGGCGTGCTGGTCGGCGAGGTGCTGGCGCCGCTGATGCTCGTCTTCGGTTTCCACGCGCGCATCGGCGCGATGCTGGTGGCGGTCAACATGGTGGTGGCCATCGCGCTTGCACACATGGGCCAGCTCGGCCAGCTCAACGGCGAAGGCGGCTGGGCGCTGGAACTGCAGGGCATGTTCCTCGGCACCGCGGTCGCCATCGCCCTGCTCGGCCCGGGGCGCTACGGCATCAACCAGAGCTGAGGCGGGGCTCAGTCGTTGGTGGCTGACAGCTCGCGTCCGCGCACCGTCGCCGCCGCCACGGCCTCCGCGACCAGCCGGCGCAGTCCGCCGGCCTCGAAGGCCTCGATCGCCGCCTGGGTGGTGCCGCCGGGCGAGGTCACGCGCCTGCGCAGCTCCGCCGGCGCTTCGCCGGATTCGGTCAGCATGCGCGCCGCGCCCAGCAGGGTCTGCAGCACGAGCCTGCGCGCCGCGTCCGCCGGCAGGCCCTGGGCGCGCGCCGCGTCCTCCATGGCCTCGGCGAGCAGGAAGGCATAGGCCGGTCCGCTCCCGGACACCGCGGTCACCGCGTCCATCAGCGCTTCGTCCGTGATCCAGACGGTCTCGCCGGCCGTTGCCAACAGGGCTTCGGCCCGCGCCCGCCCGGCCGCGTCGACCGCCGCGTTGGCGTAAAGGCCGGTCACGCCGGCGCCAAGCAGGGCGGGCGTGTTGGGCATGCTGCGGACCACCGCGGTGCTGCCGCCAAGCCAGGCCGACAGCTGGGCGGTGGTGATGCCGGCGGCAATCGAGACCGCGAGCGGGTGTGCGTCGCGCGCGTGCGCGGCAAGCCCCTCGCAGACCGTGCGCATCACCTGCGGCTTGACCGCGAACACCCAGGTGGCCGCGCCGACGACCGCATCGATGGCGTCCGCGTGGACCCGGACGCCGAAGTCGCGGGACAGGGCGTCGCGCAGCGCTTCGACCGGTTCGGCGACCTGGATGCAAGCGGGGTCGGTGCCGCGCGCCA
The sequence above is a segment of the Luteimonas sp. MC1750 genome. Coding sequences within it:
- the proC gene encoding pyrroline-5-carboxylate reductase, coding for MSGPISSDEDTIAFIGGGNMARSLVGGMVARGTDPACIQVAEPVEALRDALSRDFGVRVHADAIDAVVGAATWVFAVKPQVMRTVCEGLAAHARDAHPLAVSIAAGITTAQLSAWLGGSTAVVRSMPNTPALLGAGVTGLYANAAVDAAGRARAEALLATAGETVWITDEALMDAVTAVSGSGPAYAFLLAEAMEDAARAQGLPADAARRLVLQTLLGAARMLTESGEAPAELRRRVTSPGGTTQAAIEAFEAGGLRRLVAEAVAAATVRGRELSATND
- the aroB gene encoding 3-dehydroquinate synthase encodes the protein MSARRRIEVGGPAPYAITIGPGLLADSEVLAAPLRGRHVLLASDSHVAPLYAGDVRDALLAARPGLRVDSFVLPAGEAGKTLAGFGKAIEALAALGATRDACVYALGGGVVGDLAGFAAACWMRGIDCVQLPTSLLAMVDSSVGGKTAVDLPQGKNLVGAFHPPRAVLADTSTLRTLPDRELRAGLAEVAKYGAIVDAGFLDWLAAHAGGLLEREDAALAEAIARSCAHKAAIVERDPFEHGERALLNFGHTFGHAIEAGQAFDGLNHGEAVAVGMVLAARLSARLGHATEADADRLQAVLERFGLPVALPRGLAPDALLARMRLDKKAQAGGLRFVLWTGIGRARVVAEVPEAEVLAVLRAA
- the pdxH gene encoding pyridoxamine 5'-phosphate oxidase — its product is MHDLYAEALQTFDTLFDEALAAGEPDRTAMQLATATPDGRPSLRTVLLKAHDARGFVFYTHLDGRKGRELKSNPRAALLFHWPRVRLGVQVRVEGGVVIVDEAEADAYFASRPRGSQLGAWASRQSEVLESRGEFDQRLAEVEQEFAGRDVPRPPRWTGLRVDPERIEFWYAAEYRWHERWLYERDLAGDCSKRMLYP
- a CDS encoding DoxX family protein, producing the protein MNQAAMHDLGRLLLRLTLGVLVLLHGVAKLRGGMSGIEGMVEAAGLPGVLAYGVLVGEVLAPLMLVFGFHARIGAMLVAVNMVVAIALAHMGQLGQLNGEGGWALELQGMFLGTAVAIALLGPGRYGINQS
- a CDS encoding kinase; translation: MAAGLHRQGFDARLVSAVLDDALASGARVYGISGLQGSGKSTLAAQVAAAAGRRGLRCVVLSLDDVYLPRAQRLRLAHDVHPLLATRGPPGTHEVGLAIEVLAALRSGTGTALPRFDKLDDDRRPRADWPRARRTDLVLFEGWCLGTPAEEDAALALPLNALEREEDADGDWRRWCNAALREAYPALWRQIDRLLLLQAPSFEVVPGWRLEAERRALGGAPAGARIMDAAAIDRFVQHYERTSRQALRTLPRIADRVIPLDTQRAPVLRDGLTRPRS
- a CDS encoding shikimate kinase — translated: MNPARHLVLVGPMGAGKTSIGRCLARHFGLAFVDSDHEIEQRTGTSVTTIFDCTGEAGFRARERDTLAGLLAGPGSVLATGGGAVLDAGSRRLMAANGFVVHLRADVPTQLERLARDRSRPLLAGGDREATLHRLAGERDPLYAEVADLVFDTRHLPAADAARRLAQQLDARWQRGTGPLRPTEPTA
- a CDS encoding dodecin family protein; its protein translation is MSVVKVIEINAASPTSVEDAVRKGLAKCAESVKNIKGAWINETKVVTDGGGEITEWRVNLRVSFVVE
- a CDS encoding ABC transporter substrate-binding protein; translated protein: MSAPSATALRGPRRIVCLTEEPTETLYALGEDHRIVGISGFTVRPPRARREKPKVSAFTSAKIGEIMTLAPDLAIGFSDIQADIAAELVRRGVEVWISNHRSVDGILDYVRRLGALVGASTRAEAYADGLERGLAAVAARAATLPVRPRVYFEEWDDPPITGIRWVSELVGMAGGDDVFPERAAEPLAKQRILADPGEVVRRAPDIIIGSWCGKKFRADRVAARPGWDAIPAVRDGELHEVKSPLILQPGPAALTDGLGALADIVHGWSARRAARAG